A DNA window from Comamonas fluminis contains the following coding sequences:
- a CDS encoding LysR family transcriptional regulator: protein MISQETGDSDSQIDGLSSLSPSRRMPSLMALRCFEAAARLESFSRAADELHLTHGAVSRAVRAVEEELGTPLFERRNRRVFLNDHGRVLFDGVHAGLAQMAQAADAVRQRVARHALLLSCEPTLLMRWLIPRWGDFQVQHPDITVHLVAGGGAVDWGSGIDLALRRNDFDWGRSTHSVPLREERIGPVCQPQKLVQLFAQAADGRYQLRADATLLHSKTRPHAWQDWQKYTSNSPKAYVQQVPAAINLVFEHFYLSLQAASAGLGVAVGPQLLVQDEMAAGRLAAPLGFVADGSQYCLLAPYAWGAGSAQQKLCDWLLQQMAQEGG from the coding sequence ATGATTTCTCAAGAAACTGGTGATTCAGATTCACAGATAGACGGACTGAGTAGCCTGAGTCCATCGCGCCGCATGCCTTCGCTGATGGCGCTGCGCTGCTTTGAAGCGGCGGCCCGGCTGGAGAGCTTTAGCCGCGCTGCTGATGAGCTGCACCTGACCCATGGCGCCGTCAGCCGTGCGGTGCGGGCCGTGGAGGAAGAATTGGGCACGCCGCTGTTTGAGCGGCGCAATCGCCGTGTTTTCCTCAACGACCATGGTCGTGTGCTGTTCGACGGCGTGCACGCCGGGCTGGCGCAGATGGCGCAGGCCGCCGATGCCGTGCGCCAGCGCGTGGCCAGACATGCGCTGCTGCTGTCTTGCGAGCCCACGCTGCTGATGCGCTGGCTGATTCCGCGCTGGGGCGACTTTCAGGTGCAACACCCGGACATCACCGTGCACCTGGTGGCAGGCGGCGGCGCCGTGGACTGGGGCAGCGGAATTGATCTGGCTTTGCGCCGCAATGACTTTGACTGGGGCCGCAGCACCCACTCCGTGCCTTTGCGCGAAGAGCGGATTGGCCCCGTCTGCCAGCCGCAAAAGCTGGTGCAGCTTTTTGCGCAGGCTGCAGACGGCCGTTATCAGCTGCGTGCAGATGCCACTTTGCTGCACAGCAAGACCCGTCCGCATGCCTGGCAGGACTGGCAGAAATACACATCAAACAGCCCCAAAGCCTATGTGCAGCAAGTGCCAGCAGCTATCAATTTGGTATTCGAGCACTTCTATCTGAGCCTGCAGGCCGCCAGTGCCGGGCTGGGCGTGGCCGTGGGGCCGCAATTGCTGGTGCAGGACGAGATGGCCGCCGGGCGGCTGGCGGCGCCGCTGGGCTTTGTGGCCGATGGCTCTCAATACTGTTTGCTGGCCCCGTACGCCTGGGGCGCAGGCAGCGCGCAGCAAAAATTGTGCGACTGGCTGCTGCAGCAGATGGCACAAGAGGGGGGCTAA
- a CDS encoding saccharopine dehydrogenase family protein: MREFRVLVVGAYGFFGSRLVTRLARQSGLHIVLAGRSAAAARELVERLTPEARSSLSHEALDVMAPGLADRLKALAVDALIHTSGPFQGQDYRVAQACAQAGVHYVDLADGRDFVCGIQALDAQARAAGVLLASGVSSVPALSTAVVDTLAQGMTRVQSIDIGISPGNRTDRGLSTVAAILSYCGQPLPGSRFEPVIGWLRSYAHHYPQPVGRRLLSACDVPDLALLPLRYENRPVVRFGAGLELSFLQRGMSIMAWLAHKGLVQNWSAHARWLKRMADGFKNWGSDVGAMHVTISGLDAQGQPSQRSWVLIAGSGDGPYVPTLAASALVRKLAAGAQLPPGARPCMGLLTLQDFAAEAQGLDIQMKELAG; encoded by the coding sequence ATGCGCGAATTCAGAGTTCTGGTTGTTGGTGCTTATGGCTTTTTCGGCAGCCGTCTGGTCACCCGACTGGCGCGGCAAAGCGGTTTGCATATCGTGCTTGCGGGTCGCTCTGCAGCCGCAGCCCGCGAATTGGTCGAGCGCCTTACCCCCGAAGCCCGTTCCAGCCTGAGCCATGAGGCGCTCGATGTGATGGCACCGGGCTTGGCAGATCGCCTCAAGGCGCTGGCTGTAGACGCTCTGATTCACACCAGTGGCCCGTTTCAGGGGCAGGACTATCGCGTGGCCCAGGCTTGTGCGCAGGCCGGTGTGCACTATGTGGATCTGGCCGATGGACGTGATTTTGTCTGCGGCATTCAAGCGCTTGATGCACAGGCCAGGGCCGCAGGTGTGCTGCTGGCCAGCGGTGTCAGCTCGGTGCCTGCACTGTCCACCGCTGTGGTCGATACGCTGGCCCAGGGCATGACCCGCGTCCAGAGCATCGATATCGGTATCAGCCCCGGCAACCGCACGGATCGCGGGCTGTCCACCGTTGCTGCCATCCTCAGTTATTGCGGTCAACCCTTGCCGGGTTCTAGGTTTGAGCCTGTGATCGGCTGGCTGCGCAGCTATGCGCATCACTACCCGCAGCCGGTGGGGCGCAGGCTGCTGTCGGCCTGTGATGTGCCTGATCTGGCGCTGCTGCCGCTGCGTTATGAAAACCGCCCTGTGGTCAGATTCGGTGCAGGGCTTGAGCTATCGTTTTTGCAGAGAGGCATGAGCATCATGGCCTGGCTGGCGCATAAGGGCTTGGTGCAGAACTGGTCAGCCCATGCCCGCTGGCTCAAGCGCATGGCAGACGGGTTCAAAAACTGGGGCAGCGATGTCGGGGCCATGCATGTCACCATCAGCGGTCTGGATGCGCAGGGCCAGCCCAGTCAGCGCAGCTGGGTGCTGATTGCGGGTTCGGGCGACGGCCCTTATGTGCCCACGCTGGCCGCAAGTGCACTGGTGCGCAAGCTGGCCGCAGGTGCACAGCTTCCACCCGGCGCGCGGCCCTGCATGGGGCTGCTGACGCTGCAGGACTTTGCGGCAGAGGCGCAGGGGCTCGATATTCAGATGAAGGAGCTGGCTGGATGA
- a CDS encoding RtcB family protein, producing MSTVSGKLSRLQKALARDGIQVSYRDSIYQIHNEQAAATILLPDSLPLEHKAVSQLLDFASVADPDGHGAVCKACATPDFHPGSIAPVGSVVATSPDFVIPAAIGTDINCGIRLMTTGLNQTQAELHKSTIVSRLTQAILKNGRDVPVRTKGFKALFDDGPSAFIDELPALGLWQGVNRDRLQRELAACVGLQGFAGQSRYAPEALLQEREVVRPPSAADLGSGNHFLEFCVVDEIYDRHAAYAAGLKKGDVTVMIHTGSRDVGFYVGRRWMDLAKQQWPQGMKHPQHGLYGLSGALAQDYLHAMGVAARYAWFNRMALAELVRKELTDMAALDASQLIVDVPHNVVMREGEFNVHRKGSTPAHDGQWALIPGSMGDYSFLVKGLGNEDWLQSCSHGSGRQVRRQDTRRMKQPLVESVWQCITLREERLIEEAPSAYKPVGPVLQAQEEAGLIRASVRLKPWLTFKA from the coding sequence ATGTCTACTGTTTCCGGGAAGCTTTCCCGACTGCAAAAAGCCCTCGCACGCGATGGCATCCAGGTCTCGTACCGAGACAGCATTTACCAAATCCATAACGAGCAGGCGGCTGCCACCATCTTGCTGCCCGACAGCTTACCGCTGGAGCACAAGGCCGTCAGCCAGTTGCTGGACTTTGCCTCGGTGGCCGATCCCGACGGCCACGGCGCGGTCTGCAAAGCCTGTGCCACACCGGACTTTCACCCGGGCAGCATTGCGCCCGTGGGCTCGGTGGTGGCCACTTCGCCAGACTTTGTGATTCCCGCCGCCATTGGCACGGATATCAACTGCGGCATACGCCTGATGACGACTGGCTTGAACCAGACGCAGGCCGAGCTGCACAAGAGCACCATCGTGAGTCGGCTCACCCAGGCCATTCTGAAAAACGGGCGCGATGTGCCGGTGAGGACAAAGGGTTTCAAGGCGCTGTTTGACGATGGCCCATCGGCCTTTATCGACGAGCTGCCCGCGCTGGGCCTGTGGCAGGGCGTGAACCGTGACCGCCTGCAGCGCGAGCTGGCTGCCTGCGTGGGCCTGCAAGGCTTTGCGGGCCAAAGCCGCTACGCGCCCGAGGCATTGCTGCAAGAGCGCGAAGTCGTGCGCCCGCCGTCGGCAGCGGATTTAGGCAGCGGCAACCACTTTCTGGAGTTCTGCGTGGTCGATGAAATCTACGACCGTCACGCCGCCTATGCCGCAGGGCTGAAAAAAGGTGATGTGACGGTGATGATTCACACCGGCTCGCGTGATGTGGGCTTTTATGTGGGCCGCCGCTGGATGGATCTGGCCAAACAGCAATGGCCGCAGGGCATGAAGCACCCGCAGCACGGCCTGTATGGCCTGAGCGGAGCGCTGGCGCAGGACTATCTGCACGCCATGGGTGTGGCGGCGCGCTACGCCTGGTTCAACCGCATGGCGCTGGCCGAGCTGGTGCGCAAGGAGTTGACCGATATGGCTGCGCTTGATGCGTCGCAGCTGATTGTCGATGTGCCGCACAACGTGGTGATGCGCGAGGGCGAGTTCAACGTGCACCGCAAAGGCTCGACCCCTGCGCATGATGGGCAGTGGGCCTTGATTCCCGGCTCCATGGGCGACTACTCGTTTCTGGTCAAGGGCCTGGGCAATGAGGACTGGCTGCAGTCCTGCAGCCACGGCTCGGGCCGTCAGGTGCGCAGGCAGGACACGCGCCGCATGAAGCAGCCGCTGGTGGAATCCGTCTGGCAATGCATCACCTTGCGTGAGGAGCGTTTGATCGAGGAAGCTCCCAGCGCTTACAAGCCGGTGGGCCCGGTGCTGCAAGCGCAGGAAGAAGCGGGGCTGATTCGCGCCAGTGTGCGGCTCAAGCCTTGGCTAACCTTCAAGGCCTGA
- a CDS encoding peroxidase-related enzyme (This protein belongs to a clade of uncharacterized proteins related to peroxidases such as the alkylhydroperoxidase AhpD.), with protein sequence MKNRYPFPDLNSLPEDIKQRIAEVQEKSGFIPNVFLAFARRPAEWRAFFAYHDALMAKEEGSLTKGEREMIVTTTSAANQCLYCVVAHGAILRIYEKKPLIADQVAVNYRKADISPRESAMLDFAMKVCQRSHEIDDADYEALYPHGFDDEDIWDIAAITAFFGLSNRMASFAGMQPNPEFYLMGRVPREKKA encoded by the coding sequence ATGAAAAACCGCTACCCCTTCCCCGACCTGAACAGCCTGCCCGAAGACATCAAGCAGCGCATTGCCGAGGTACAGGAAAAGTCCGGCTTCATTCCCAATGTGTTTCTGGCCTTTGCGCGCCGCCCGGCGGAATGGCGGGCCTTCTTTGCCTATCACGATGCGCTGATGGCCAAGGAAGAAGGCTCGCTGACCAAGGGCGAGCGCGAGATGATCGTCACCACCACCAGCGCGGCCAATCAGTGCCTGTATTGCGTGGTGGCCCACGGCGCCATCCTGCGCATCTACGAGAAAAAGCCGCTGATTGCCGATCAGGTCGCCGTCAACTACCGCAAGGCCGACATCAGCCCGCGCGAGAGCGCCATGCTGGACTTTGCGATGAAGGTCTGCCAGCGCAGCCACGAAATTGACGACGCCGACTACGAAGCCCTCTACCCCCACGGCTTTGACGATGAAGACATCTGGGACATTGCGGCCATCACCGCCTTTTTTGGACTGTCCAACCGCATGGCCAGCTTTGCCGGCATGCAGCCCAACCCCGAGTTCTATCTGATGGGCCGCGTGCCACGCGAGAAAAAAGCCTGA
- a CDS encoding sensor histidine kinase, which yields MPAPPKNRLRTSLLILLWLGLSALAGWGSYHVARDYALDSLQVDGNHRLDLYTASLQREIDKYAFLPGVMALQPQVQSLLQVPDDAGLTLYVNRYLEALSQSAGTLSVYLLDHSGRVLAASNWQRADSFVGEDLSFRPYVQQALRQGYGRYFGIGTTRGEPGYYLTTPLGQGEQRGIAVVKVGLSLLEHSWAAAESPVFVSDENTVLMLSNVPQWRFTTLDVLDDAQRARLKSSLKYNQQALQPLNWKILDSSLQGNSAVQLVELPGGVDASPGYSSGQFLALSRTLAGSPWKMTVLLPLASALPLAQSRAWLTAVMVALGLMLLALLLQRRSHLREQLAARQALQQAHDALERQVQQRTAQLQSANTALQQEVAERMQAEVTLRAAQDELVQAGKLAVIGKLSTEVAHELNQPLAALRALAGNSQRFLERSQTDMVQSNLQRMADLSDRMGRITGQLRNFARRSLDMPQAVPLADVMEPALALMQPRMDRCGAEVVCDIPAQLRVLCDTNRVQQVLINLLGNALDAMLQQSTPRIEIGGEVKDGQAHISVRDHGPGLSEQALAHLFQPFFTTKLKGEGLGLGLSLSSDIAKASGGCLQGRNHPEGGAVFTLSLPLADTQPLL from the coding sequence ATGCCAGCCCCGCCCAAGAACCGTCTGCGCACCAGCCTGCTGATTTTGCTGTGGCTGGGCCTGAGTGCGCTGGCAGGCTGGGGCAGTTATCACGTCGCACGCGATTACGCGCTGGACAGCCTTCAGGTCGATGGCAATCACAGGCTGGACCTCTACACGGCCAGCCTGCAGCGAGAAATCGACAAATACGCATTTCTGCCCGGGGTGATGGCCCTGCAGCCCCAGGTGCAAAGCCTGCTGCAGGTGCCCGATGATGCGGGCCTGACCCTGTACGTCAATCGCTATCTGGAAGCGCTGAGCCAGAGCGCAGGCACCCTCAGCGTCTATTTGCTGGACCACTCCGGCCGCGTGCTGGCCGCCAGCAACTGGCAGCGTGCCGACAGCTTTGTGGGCGAAGACCTGAGCTTTCGCCCCTATGTGCAGCAGGCTCTGAGGCAGGGCTACGGGCGCTACTTTGGCATTGGCACCACACGGGGTGAGCCGGGCTACTACCTCACCACCCCGCTGGGGCAGGGCGAGCAGCGTGGCATTGCCGTGGTCAAGGTTGGTCTGTCGCTGCTGGAGCATTCCTGGGCTGCGGCAGAGTCCCCCGTCTTCGTGAGTGACGAGAACACCGTGCTCATGCTCAGCAACGTGCCGCAATGGCGGTTTACAACGCTGGATGTGCTGGACGACGCGCAGCGCGCCAGACTGAAAAGCTCTCTCAAATACAACCAGCAGGCCCTGCAGCCGCTGAACTGGAAAATACTGGACTCTTCGCTGCAAGGGAATAGCGCGGTTCAGCTGGTAGAGCTTCCTGGCGGTGTGGATGCTTCACCGGGCTATAGCTCCGGCCAGTTCCTGGCACTTTCGCGCACGCTGGCGGGCTCGCCCTGGAAGATGACGGTGCTGCTGCCACTGGCATCCGCCTTGCCACTGGCGCAAAGCCGGGCATGGCTGACAGCCGTCATGGTGGCGCTGGGGCTGATGCTGCTGGCGCTGCTGCTGCAGCGGCGCAGCCACCTGCGCGAGCAACTGGCCGCCCGGCAAGCGCTGCAGCAGGCCCATGATGCGCTGGAGCGTCAGGTGCAGCAGCGCACCGCCCAGCTGCAAAGTGCCAATACTGCGCTGCAGCAAGAGGTGGCCGAACGCATGCAAGCCGAGGTCACGCTGCGTGCCGCGCAGGATGAGCTGGTGCAGGCGGGCAAGCTGGCCGTGATTGGAAAGCTCTCGACCGAAGTGGCCCATGAGCTCAACCAGCCGCTGGCGGCCCTGCGCGCCCTGGCAGGCAACAGCCAGCGCTTTCTGGAGCGCAGCCAGACCGATATGGTGCAAAGCAATCTGCAGCGCATGGCCGATCTGTCGGACCGCATGGGACGCATCACCGGGCAGCTGCGCAACTTTGCGCGCAGATCGCTGGACATGCCACAGGCCGTGCCGCTTGCCGATGTCATGGAGCCAGCGCTGGCGCTGATGCAGCCGCGCATGGACCGTTGCGGCGCTGAAGTGGTGTGCGATATTCCCGCGCAGCTCAGGGTTCTGTGTGATACCAACCGCGTGCAGCAGGTGCTGATCAATCTGCTGGGCAATGCCCTGGATGCCATGCTGCAGCAAAGCACGCCGCGCATTGAAATTGGCGGTGAAGTGAAAGACGGGCAGGCCCATATCAGCGTGCGAGACCATGGACCGGGCTTGAGCGAGCAGGCTCTGGCCCACCTGTTTCAGCCCTTTTTTACCACCAAGCTCAAAGGCGAAGGTCTGGGCCTGGGCCTGTCGCTGTCTTCTGATATTGCCAAAGCCAGCGGCGGCTGCCTGCAAGGGCGCAATCACCCCGAGGGAGGGGCCGTCTTCACGCTAAGCCTTCCCTTGGCGGATACTCAGCCGCTTCTCTGA
- a CDS encoding dicarboxylate/amino acid:cation symporter, translating into MKSNRLTIMVLAAMVLGVVVGYLVHIYAASPEQAKSIAAYLSILTDVFLRMIKMIIAPLVFATLVAGLANMGDAKSVGRVGTRALGWFIAASFCSLFLGLFYANVLRPGHGLNVELPTSADGLELKTSALNFKDFITHVFPKNIFEAMATNEVLQILVFALFFGIALGYLNHQKKHMLVGLMEETSHVMLRVTEYVMRFAPLGVFGSVAATITTHGLGMLLVFGKFLLGFYIALATLWVLLTIAGYLVLGKDVFRLLSLIRGPLLVGFFTASSESTLPKLMEQLEKFGVKSRITGFVLPLGYSFNLDGSMIYTTFLAIFIAQAYGIEMSLAAQITMLLVLMISSKGIAGVPRAALVVVAAVLPMFGLPEAGIMLILGIDHFLDMGRTLTNVLGNAIATAVVAKWEGEEGMEPAGAGGAHLPAASGQTGQA; encoded by the coding sequence ATGAAATCCAATCGCTTGACCATCATGGTCCTTGCAGCCATGGTTCTGGGCGTGGTTGTGGGCTATCTGGTCCACATCTACGCTGCCTCGCCAGAGCAAGCCAAATCCATCGCCGCTTATCTGAGCATTCTTACGGATGTGTTCCTGCGCATGATCAAGATGATCATCGCGCCGCTGGTGTTTGCCACGCTGGTGGCGGGTCTGGCCAATATGGGCGATGCCAAGTCCGTAGGCCGCGTGGGCACGCGTGCGCTGGGCTGGTTTATTGCGGCCTCGTTCTGCTCGCTGTTTCTGGGCCTTTTCTACGCCAATGTGCTGAGGCCCGGTCATGGCCTGAATGTGGAACTGCCCACCAGTGCCGATGGGCTGGAGCTCAAGACATCGGCCTTGAACTTCAAGGATTTCATCACCCATGTCTTCCCCAAGAACATCTTTGAAGCCATGGCCACCAACGAGGTGCTGCAGATCCTGGTGTTTGCGCTCTTCTTTGGCATTGCGCTGGGCTATCTGAACCACCAGAAAAAGCACATGCTGGTGGGCCTGATGGAAGAGACCTCGCATGTCATGCTGCGCGTGACTGAGTATGTGATGCGCTTTGCGCCTCTGGGGGTGTTTGGTTCCGTGGCGGCCACGATTACCACCCACGGCCTGGGCATGCTGCTGGTGTTTGGCAAATTCCTGCTGGGCTTTTACATCGCACTGGCCACGCTGTGGGTGCTGCTGACGATTGCGGGCTATCTGGTGCTGGGCAAGGACGTGTTCCGCCTGCTGTCGCTGATCCGCGGCCCTTTGCTGGTGGGCTTTTTCACGGCCAGCAGCGAATCGACGCTGCCCAAGCTGATGGAGCAGCTGGAAAAATTCGGCGTCAAGTCGCGCATCACAGGTTTTGTGCTGCCTCTGGGTTACTCGTTTAACCTGGATGGCTCCATGATCTACACCACGTTCCTGGCCATCTTTATTGCACAGGCCTACGGCATTGAGATGTCGCTGGCGGCGCAGATCACCATGCTGCTGGTGCTCATGATCTCCAGCAAAGGCATTGCGGGCGTGCCGCGTGCTGCACTCGTGGTCGTGGCCGCAGTGCTGCCCATGTTCGGCCTGCCTGAGGCCGGCATCATGCTGATTCTGGGCATCGACCACTTCCTCGATATGGGCCGCACCCTGACCAATGTGCTGGGTAACGCCATTGCCACTGCCGTGGTGGCCAAGTGGGAAGGTGAAGAGGGCATGGAGCCCGCTGGCGCTGGTGGTGCACACCTGCCTGCCGCCTCTGGTCAGACAGGCCAGGCCTGA
- a CDS encoding LysE family translocator, whose protein sequence is MNAWPTVILITTLAVISPGADFAMVTRTSLMQSRRAGLWVALGIGCGVLVHVGYTLLGLGVLLQSLPWLFTLLKWAGAAYLVWLGISLWREAGSHTAANAPTANAPAAQTTTVQEQPAQSLWSFWRLGFLTNALNPKTALFIISLFTQVAGPSVPMLTQLAYGLFIAAAHVLWFTLVAWFFSAPVLQPKVQAIRPWVDRSLGCVLLGLGLLLIGTNAPQTLLN, encoded by the coding sequence ATGAATGCCTGGCCTACTGTGATTCTCATCACCACACTTGCCGTCATCAGCCCCGGTGCGGATTTCGCCATGGTCACGCGCACCAGCCTGATGCAATCACGCCGCGCAGGCCTGTGGGTGGCGCTGGGCATTGGCTGCGGCGTGCTGGTGCATGTCGGCTACACCTTGCTGGGGCTGGGCGTGCTGCTGCAAAGCCTGCCCTGGCTGTTCACCTTGCTGAAATGGGCCGGTGCCGCCTATCTCGTCTGGCTGGGCATATCGCTGTGGCGCGAGGCAGGCAGCCACACCGCCGCGAATGCCCCAACAGCAAATGCCCCAGCCGCACAGACTACTACTGTGCAAGAGCAGCCTGCGCAAAGCCTCTGGTCCTTCTGGCGGCTGGGCTTTCTGACCAATGCACTCAACCCCAAAACGGCCCTGTTCATCATCAGCCTGTTCACGCAGGTTGCCGGGCCTTCGGTGCCCATGCTCACGCAACTGGCCTATGGCCTCTTCATCGCCGCAGCCCATGTTCTGTGGTTTACGCTGGTGGCTTGGTTTTTCTCGGCCCCGGTGCTGCAGCCTAAAGTCCAGGCCATTCGCCCCTGGGTGGATCGCAGCCTGGGCTGCGTGCTGCTGGGCCTGGGCCTGCTGCTGATAGGCACCAACGCGCCACAAACGCTTTTAAATTAA
- a CDS encoding thiol-disulfide oxidoreductase DCC family protein, translating into MIVVFDAQCLLCNSWVQFLLKHDKQGIFQFAAIQGQVGSQLLAEAGLKIEGLQTLLLVDGPQSWQHTDAILRVLHALGWPWRLAGVARLIPAALRDALYRVIARNRYQWFGKSEQCLMPDPAVAARFLD; encoded by the coding sequence ATGATTGTGGTGTTCGACGCGCAATGCCTGCTGTGCAACAGCTGGGTGCAGTTTCTGCTCAAGCACGACAAGCAGGGCATTTTTCAGTTTGCGGCCATACAGGGCCAAGTTGGCAGCCAGTTGCTGGCTGAGGCGGGACTGAAGATTGAAGGCCTGCAGACCTTGCTGCTGGTGGATGGCCCGCAGAGCTGGCAGCACACGGACGCGATCTTGCGCGTGCTGCATGCACTGGGCTGGCCGTGGCGGCTGGCTGGGGTCGCTAGGCTGATACCCGCAGCACTGCGCGATGCGCTGTACCGAGTGATTGCCCGCAACCGCTACCAGTGGTTTGGCAAAAGCGAGCAATGCCTGATGCCCGACCCGGCAGTCGCGGCGCGCTTTCTGGATTGA
- a CDS encoding DUF4166 domain-containing protein, translating to MTQNASLFQQVMGDEFRKLDPVLQRFHSLQGQHELEGRVQTNAPQTWAARQLALTIGTPRTATEGAIHFELQASPQVETWTRIFPTQVMRSTMQVHKGYLIEKLGAAWLRFELLAVDGRFRMRLQRLFFLGIPCPGWLAPRLVAEETGAGDRLQFHIEAAVPLIGVVASYRGYLLLPKESA from the coding sequence ATGACGCAAAACGCTTCCTTGTTTCAGCAAGTCATGGGTGATGAGTTTCGCAAACTCGACCCTGTGCTGCAGCGCTTTCACAGTCTTCAAGGCCAGCATGAACTGGAGGGCAGGGTACAGACCAATGCGCCTCAGACCTGGGCGGCCAGACAGCTGGCGCTGACCATCGGCACGCCGCGCACTGCGACCGAAGGGGCGATTCATTTTGAGCTGCAGGCCAGTCCACAGGTCGAAACCTGGACGCGCATTTTCCCCACGCAAGTCATGCGCTCCACCATGCAGGTGCACAAGGGCTATCTGATCGAAAAGCTAGGCGCAGCATGGTTGCGCTTTGAGTTGCTGGCGGTGGATGGGCGGTTTCGCATGCGGCTGCAGCGCCTGTTTTTTCTGGGCATCCCTTGCCCAGGCTGGCTTGCGCCACGCCTTGTGGCAGAGGAAACAGGTGCGGGTGACAGGCTGCAGTTTCATATCGAGGCCGCTGTACCCCTGATTGGCGTGGTTGCCAGTTATCGCGGCTATCTGCTGCTGCCCAAGGAGAGCGCATGA
- a CDS encoding sigma-54-dependent transcriptional regulator, with the protein MNSQLHVLIVEDDADVAMACEQALQLEGYECGCMSSAEMAQKHLSADFAGVVVSDIRLPRMSGLDLLAAVHAMDAELPVILITGHGDISMAVQAMKDGAQDFLEKPFAPERLTEAVRRALERRRLVLEVRALREQLQSRDLMQQQLLGQSPAMQQLRRTVQSLASSEADVLIWGETGTGKEKVARSLHEASRRKDGNFVAINCGGLPETLFDSEIFGSEAGAFTGAGKKRIGKIEHASGGTLFLDEIESMPMAMQIKLLRVLQERVLERLGSNTLIPVDCRVIAATKVDLLALSQQGLFRADLYYRLNVITVNLPPLRERREDIPLLFEHFALQAAARHQRSVPELTPQRLQTLMAHDWPGNVRELRNMAERMTLGIDMGLQSAQAQTAEPSLAATVEAIERALIVDALRSHDGSLTRAAQALGTPKTTLHDKMRKYGL; encoded by the coding sequence ATGAATTCCCAGCTCCATGTTCTGATTGTTGAAGACGACGCCGACGTCGCCATGGCCTGCGAACAGGCCTTGCAGCTGGAAGGCTATGAGTGCGGGTGCATGAGCAGTGCGGAGATGGCGCAGAAACACCTGTCGGCCGACTTCGCTGGCGTGGTGGTCAGCGATATTCGCCTGCCGCGCATGAGCGGGCTGGATTTGCTTGCCGCGGTGCACGCCATGGATGCGGAACTGCCCGTCATCCTCATCACCGGCCATGGTGATATTTCCATGGCCGTGCAGGCCATGAAGGATGGTGCGCAGGACTTTCTGGAAAAGCCGTTTGCCCCCGAGCGCCTGACCGAAGCCGTGCGCCGCGCGCTGGAGCGCAGGCGGCTGGTGCTGGAAGTGCGCGCCCTGCGCGAGCAACTGCAAAGCCGTGACCTGATGCAGCAGCAGCTGCTGGGCCAGTCGCCCGCCATGCAGCAGCTGCGCCGCACCGTGCAGAGTCTGGCCAGCAGTGAGGCCGATGTGCTGATCTGGGGCGAAACCGGCACCGGCAAGGAAAAAGTGGCGCGCAGCCTGCACGAAGCCAGCCGTCGCAAGGATGGCAATTTCGTGGCCATCAACTGTGGCGGCTTGCCGGAAACTTTGTTTGACAGCGAAATCTTTGGCAGCGAAGCCGGGGCCTTCACCGGCGCTGGCAAAAAGCGCATTGGCAAGATCGAGCACGCCAGCGGCGGCACACTGTTTCTGGACGAAATCGAGAGCATGCCCATGGCCATGCAGATCAAGCTGCTGCGCGTGCTGCAGGAGCGCGTGCTGGAGCGTCTGGGGTCAAACACCTTGATTCCCGTGGACTGCCGTGTGATTGCTGCTACCAAAGTTGATTTGCTGGCCCTCAGTCAGCAAGGTCTGTTTCGTGCCGACCTGTACTACCGCCTCAACGTCATCACCGTGAACCTGCCGCCGCTGCGCGAACGCCGGGAAGACATTCCGCTGCTGTTCGAGCACTTTGCCCTGCAGGCAGCGGCGCGCCACCAGCGGTCCGTGCCAGAACTCACACCGCAGCGTCTGCAAACCCTGATGGCCCACGACTGGCCCGGCAATGTGCGTGAGCTGCGCAATATGGCAGAACGCATGACGCTGGGCATAGACATGGGCCTGCAAAGTGCGCAGGCCCAGACGGCAGAGCCATCGCTGGCGGCGACCGTGGAAGCCATTGAGCGGGCATTGATTGTGGACGCGCTGCGCAGCCACGACGGCAGCCTGACCCGCGCCGCACAGGCCCTGGGTACGCCCAAGACCACGCTGCACGACAAGATGCGCAAATACGGCTTATGA